The uncultured Subdoligranulum sp. genomic sequence GTTTCCCTCAGAATTCATTCCCGCATTATGAATTGACAAATGCCCGCCTGGTGATCAGGCGGGCATTTGCTATGCAATGGGAAGACGCATCTCCACTCGGCTCCCTCTGGGTTCATTCTGGCTGAAAAGCACTGTTCCACCATGGGCCCGCAGTATCTGCTCCACCACATGCAGCCCCAGGATATGGGGCGTGTTTTCCTCCACGCGGCCGGTCTGCAATGCTTCCAGGACCCGGTCCGGGAAACCGGTGCCGTCGTCCGTGATCGCTATGCAAAGAGACCTATCCGTCACAGAAACCGCAACCCGGCATCGCACAGTGCCCGGATTGTGCCGCACGCTGTTGCCCAGGATATTCTCTACGGCGCGTGCCAACAAGGCCTCGTCCACCTGAAGGGCGGCGGTTTCTGCCTCCCGGGAGATTACCAATTCCACCTCGCTGTCGCCTGCCAATGGGCCATTGCAGAAATCTGCCACCATCTGACGCAGCAACGGGCCGGCATGCACCGCTTTCCGCCGCAGGGGCTGCGCACCATATTGCAGTTTGCTGGTCAGATTGAGATCTTCCACCAGTGCCCGGATTTTTTCACTCTGCTGACAGATTCCTTCCGCCTTGCGGCGGGTCTCCTCGGGCAGAGCATCATTTTTCTGGAGTTGTTCCGCCCACCCCAGAATCAGAGAAAGCGGTGTGCGGATGTCATGGCTGACCCCAGCGATCCAGTTGGTTCTTGCCGTGTCCCGCCGCTGGATAATCTCATTGCGAGAACGGATCTGGGCACTGGTGCGGTTGAGTTTTTCTGCCAGTTCCCCGGCAAAGCCCTTTGTTGACAAATTCACGGTACCTCCCTCGGCCAGCGTATCCAGTCCGTCCGCTACTACACCCAGGGATTTGGCGCCGCGCCAGCTGAACAACAGGCACAGCACCAGAATCAGTACGAGGACACCGCCCATCACGGTTGTGCCGCGATAAAACAGCCAATTGATCAGTTCCGGATAGGTCCAGAAGCTGTACTTCCAGATACTGTCCCGGGGCATACCCAGCACCAGCAGACCATAATCCCGCACCTGACAGAATACCGGGTAATCATCCAGATACCAGCGGGAAAAGACCGCAATTTCAGGTGCTGTATAGCGGCGGTCCAGTTCCTGGGGAAGCTGGTATCCCCAGATAACCTCTCCATCATCATCCAGCACCATCGCCCACGCATAGCCATTCAGCCAGTAGGATGCATCCTTCTCCCCGAAGGACAGCGAACCTGAGTCATCCTGCTGCAGCTGGTCTGCAATTTCCATGTAGGAATAACGGAACTGTTCCTGCCAGACCAGACCGAAACGGATTCCCACCCAGATGATCAGGGCGAGCCCCAACACAATGAGCAGCAGGGACAGCCCTACTGCCAGCAGTACATACCGCCGGATCAACCTCACCAAAGTTTTCATGGCCTTTCCCCTGCCAGTTTATATCCGATTCCGCGCACCGTGATCAGCCAGCGGGGCTTGCCCGGCGTACCCTCCAGCTTTTCGCGCAGATGGCGTATATGGACGTTCAGGCTATTCTCGTAGCTGTAATAATCCTGGCCCCACACAGCTTCACAAAGGGCATCATAGGTAATGATGTGGCCACGGTTTTCGGCCAGTTTTTGCAGGATCGTCCGTTCGGTAGCCGTCAGAGGCAAGGTATCGCCTCCCGGCAGGTATACCAGAGCATCCGCCAGTTCCACCGTCCGGTCTCCCAGCTTCAAAATACCCGCATCCCCGCGCTGCAGTTCCGCCCGATAGGCTCTTTGCAGAATATGCTGCACGCGAAGCAGCAGTTCCTGCATCAGAAACGGTTTGGTGAGATAATCGTCTGCCCCCAGCCCCAGCCCGAACAGACGGTCGGCGTCGGCATCCCGGGCTGACAGAAAGAGCGCAGGAATATCCGCCCGGGCACGAAGCTGCCGGAACAGCGCAAAGCCATCCCCGTCCGGCAGGTTGATATCCAATATCATCAGTTCGGGCCGCTGTCGTTCGAAGGCCTCACGGGCCGAAGCACAGTTTTCCGCCGTCGCAATGGACTGATACCCCGCAGCCCGCAGATGTTCGCAGAGCAGGTTCAGCAGTTCCGGCGTATCGTCCACCAGCAACAGTTTCGCATCATAGATCGTCCGCATGATCTCACCTCCCTTGTATTATACCGCACCATCCAAACAGTGGCCACGCTCTTTCCGAAAACTTAAGGTAATCTTAAGCTGTAATTTCACAGGAATTAAGCTGTCTGCGGTAAGATGCAGATGAAATTTCATCATCTGCACAAAGGAGCGTATACCATGCAAACTGTGATAGAAACCCGTGATCTCTGCAAATTTTACGGACAGCAAAAGGCTGTGGACCATCTGAGCCTGCATGTGCCGCAGGCTTCCGTCTATGGGTTCATTGGCCCCAACGGCGCCGGGAAAAGCACCACCATGAAGATGCTGCTGGGACTGATTCACCCCACAGCCGGGCAGGTATTTCTGCTGGGCAAGGAACTTACCCAATCCAACCGCCTGCAGCTGCTGCGGAAAACCGGCAGCCTGATTGAATTCCCTTCCGGTTATCTTCACCTCACAGCTGAAGAAAACCTGAAAATCGTAGCGGACCTCAAAGGCGTTTCCCGCAAGGAAATCGGCCGGGTGCTTGATATCGTCCACCTGACCCGAGACCGCAACCGCAAGGTGGGGCAGTATTCTCTGGGCATGAAGCAGCGCCTTGGCATTGCAATGGCGCTGCTGGGCAATCCGCCGCTGCTGATTCTGGATGAACCCACCAATGGCCTGGACCCTGCCGGCATT encodes the following:
- a CDS encoding HAMP domain-containing sensor histidine kinase, which translates into the protein MKTLVRLIRRYVLLAVGLSLLLIVLGLALIIWVGIRFGLVWQEQFRYSYMEIADQLQQDDSGSLSFGEKDASYWLNGYAWAMVLDDDGEVIWGYQLPQELDRRYTAPEIAVFSRWYLDDYPVFCQVRDYGLLVLGMPRDSIWKYSFWTYPELINWLFYRGTTVMGGVLVLILVLCLLFSWRGAKSLGVVADGLDTLAEGGTVNLSTKGFAGELAEKLNRTSAQIRSRNEIIQRRDTARTNWIAGVSHDIRTPLSLILGWAEQLQKNDALPEETRRKAEGICQQSEKIRALVEDLNLTSKLQYGAQPLRRKAVHAGPLLRQMVADFCNGPLAGDSEVELVISREAETAALQVDEALLARAVENILGNSVRHNPGTVRCRVAVSVTDRSLCIAITDDGTGFPDRVLEALQTGRVEENTPHILGLHVVEQILRAHGGTVLFSQNEPRGSRVEMRLPIA
- a CDS encoding response regulator transcription factor, encoding MRTIYDAKLLLVDDTPELLNLLCEHLRAAGYQSIATAENCASAREAFERQRPELMILDINLPDGDGFALFRQLRARADIPALFLSARDADADRLFGLGLGADDYLTKPFLMQELLLRVQHILQRAYRAELQRGDAGILKLGDRTVELADALVYLPGGDTLPLTATERTILQKLAENRGHIITYDALCEAVWGQDYYSYENSLNVHIRHLREKLEGTPGKPRWLITVRGIGYKLAGERP
- a CDS encoding ABC transporter ATP-binding protein; translated protein: MQTVIETRDLCKFYGQQKAVDHLSLHVPQASVYGFIGPNGAGKSTTMKMLLGLIHPTAGQVFLLGKELTQSNRLQLLRKTGSLIEFPSGYLHLTAEENLKIVADLKGVSRKEIGRVLDIVHLTRDRNRKVGQYSLGMKQRLGIAMALLGNPPLLILDEPTNGLDPAGIQEMRALLAEMPQSTGATILISSHLLGEMEQLVEQVGILNHGRMLFEGPLHDLQRHSRGALTMRLLRPQKALPVLRSQGIRPKQKADTLTIPPLRDELLAGLVQTIADSGAGIVELTRQTKSLEEIFLSLTDADKEVK